The Methylomonas montana genome has a window encoding:
- a CDS encoding DUF445 domain-containing protein — protein sequence MKKLLNQSFLTNFISLLIIAAGYLSPIYAETLKAIGFFAFSGAITNWLAIHMLFEKVPFLYGSGIIPARFEEFKASIKALMMQQFFTVENIEQFIEREEQQGGRVLNLQPLLNAVDYDKVYEGLVASIMASSFGGMLLMMGGEEALLPLKQPFTEKMQHTLLEMVESERFKHALQQGLNAHKIGEDLTGKIEMVIDRRLSELTPQMVKEMVQAIIKQHLGWLVVWGGVFGGILGAMFGFA from the coding sequence ATGAAGAAATTACTGAACCAAAGCTTTTTAACCAATTTCATCTCTTTGCTGATCATCGCCGCCGGCTATCTCAGTCCGATCTATGCCGAAACGCTGAAAGCCATCGGCTTTTTTGCTTTTTCCGGGGCGATTACCAATTGGCTGGCGATCCATATGTTGTTCGAGAAAGTGCCGTTTCTGTATGGTTCCGGGATTATTCCGGCTCGCTTCGAAGAGTTTAAAGCCTCGATCAAAGCCTTGATGATGCAGCAGTTTTTTACCGTGGAAAATATCGAGCAATTCATCGAAAGGGAAGAGCAGCAAGGCGGTAGGGTGCTGAATCTGCAACCCTTGTTGAATGCGGTCGATTACGACAAGGTCTACGAAGGTCTGGTGGCGTCTATCATGGCCTCGTCGTTTGGCGGTATGTTGCTGATGATGGGTGGCGAGGAAGCCTTGCTGCCGTTGAAACAACCATTCACCGAGAAAATGCAGCACACCTTGTTGGAGATGGTGGAATCGGAGCGATTCAAGCATGCTTTGCAACAAGGTTTGAATGCGCACAAGATCGGCGAGGACTTGACCGGCAAAATTGAAATGGTGATCGATAGACGCCTGAGCGAACTGACGCCGCAAATGGTCAAGGAAATGGTGCAGGCTATCATCAAACAGCATCTTGGCTGGCTGGTGGTTTGGGGCGGCGTGTTCGGTGGAATACTGGGCGCGATGTTTGGGTTTGCTTGA
- a CDS encoding B12-binding domain-containing radical SAM protein: MASIVITTLNARYIHSAFGLRYLYANMGNLQADTELLEFGIQQRPIEIVEKLLQQQARIIGFGVYIWNVAEITAIVSILKQVAPEIVLVLGGPEVSHPPDLPAVADLADFIITGNGEISFPGLCKQLLAGVKPEQKIVTGETAPLATLASPYPHYTDTDIRQRIIYVEASRGCPFKCEFCLSSLDTTAKPFALDTFLREMETLYQRGARHFKFIDRTFNLKVDSSVAILEFFLAHLSDDLYLHFEVIPDNLPERLKQAIKQFPPGVLQFEVGVQTFDPAIQQLINRKQDNQKTQANLSWLRQHSNAHIHADLIAGLPGDTLGGFGASFDQLIALNPQEIQVGILKRLRGAPINRHNQDYQLRYDPNPPYTILHTRDLGFADLQRINRFARFWDLIGNSGRFAATLPLILADRPFARFMQFSDALYALTDSTWQIALKRLFELTYTAMIETLGVPSADTLVNLATDYQRSGEKSPPKFLQTTGTVETKRGVANKRQKQYL, translated from the coding sequence ATGGCCAGTATCGTTATCACCACGCTCAACGCCCGTTATATTCACAGCGCTTTTGGCTTGCGTTATCTGTATGCCAATATGGGCAATCTGCAAGCCGATACGGAATTGCTAGAATTCGGCATCCAACAACGGCCGATCGAGATAGTCGAGAAACTGTTGCAACAGCAAGCCCGGATTATCGGCTTTGGCGTTTATATCTGGAATGTTGCCGAGATTACCGCCATCGTTTCTATCCTGAAACAAGTCGCGCCGGAAATCGTTTTGGTGTTAGGCGGACCGGAAGTCAGCCACCCGCCGGATTTACCGGCTGTCGCCGACCTCGCGGACTTCATCATTACTGGCAACGGCGAAATAAGCTTTCCTGGTTTATGCAAACAATTGCTGGCCGGCGTCAAACCGGAACAAAAAATCGTGACGGGTGAAACCGCGCCGTTGGCGACCTTGGCATCCCCCTATCCGCACTACACCGACACCGATATTCGCCAGCGGATTATCTATGTCGAAGCGTCGCGCGGCTGTCCGTTTAAATGCGAATTTTGCCTGTCGTCGCTGGATACCACCGCCAAGCCGTTTGCATTGGACACATTTTTGCGGGAAATGGAGACCCTTTACCAACGCGGTGCGCGGCACTTCAAATTCATCGACCGCACCTTTAATCTTAAAGTCGATAGCAGCGTGGCAATTTTGGAGTTTTTCCTGGCGCACCTAAGCGACGATTTATATCTGCATTTTGAGGTGATTCCAGACAATCTTCCCGAGCGTCTGAAACAGGCGATCAAGCAATTCCCGCCCGGCGTACTGCAATTTGAAGTCGGCGTGCAAACGTTCGATCCGGCCATTCAACAATTAATCAACCGTAAGCAAGACAACCAAAAAACCCAAGCCAATTTAAGCTGGCTACGCCAACATTCAAATGCTCATATCCATGCCGACCTAATTGCCGGCCTGCCTGGCGATACATTAGGTGGTTTCGGCGCCAGCTTCGATCAACTGATCGCATTAAATCCGCAGGAAATTCAAGTCGGCATATTGAAACGCCTGCGCGGCGCGCCTATCAATCGCCATAATCAAGACTACCAATTACGTTACGACCCCAACCCGCCGTATACGATTCTCCATACCCGCGATCTAGGTTTTGCCGACCTGCAACGCATCAACCGCTTTGCTCGATTTTGGGACTTAATCGGTAACTCCGGACGTTTTGCCGCAACGCTACCGCTTATTCTTGCCGACCGGCCATTTGCGCGCTTCATGCAATTCAGCGACGCGTTATATGCATTAACCGACAGCACCTGGCAAATCGCTTTAAAGCGCTTGTTCGAATTGACTTACACTGCGATGATCGAGACATTAGGGGTGCCTAGTGCGGATACCTTGGTAAACCTAGCTACGGATTACCAGCGTAGCGGCGAAAAAAGCCCGCCCAAGTTTTTACAAACCACCGGGACGGTCGAAACAAAACGCGGTGTAGCTAATAAGAGGCAAAAGCAATATCTATAA
- a CDS encoding GmrSD restriction endonuclease domain-containing protein — MSTQRYSVTPHPIETLLTWVKSGEIAIPEIQRPFVWEATKVRNLLDSLYQGYPVGYLIAWRNPNVKLKDGTTSTGKRILIDGQQRVTALMASLLGVEVLNEDYETVQIRIAFNPQEETFEVANPAIRKNVAWIPDVACVFNPATSVFQLVSDYCRTNQDCTQDKIFKIIEKLRGIVHNHVGIIELAEDLDIETVTEIFIRVNSAGSPLSQADFAMSKIAVNETYGGNLLRKAIDYFCHLAIAPEFISKIKKNDTAFVGSEFFDKMKWIADVNDDIYDPTYTDMLRVAFTSEFGRGKLQDLVALLSGRNFETKQFEDAIAEASFGRLKNGIFAFINKTHFDRITMILRFAGFVTSGLIGGRNVVNFAYIVYLRGRAENVPAADLERIVRRWFVMSMLRGRYSGSPESTFDFDIRQISSRGLVSYIESVIPNELPDSFWTGMLPQFMDTSSINSPYFLCYQAAQVKLGDKGFLSRDITVTDLLLNRADVHHVYPRKFLKDEKGLSRGTYNQIANYVIAQSEINIAIGAKSPTVYFAELKAQCEGGAKKYGGITNRDELIANLATNCIPASMLDGEIKEFSEFLEERRKLMALKIKIWFSAL; from the coding sequence ATGTCTACCCAGCGTTACTCAGTCACCCCGCACCCGATTGAAACACTGCTAACCTGGGTAAAGTCTGGCGAGATTGCCATCCCCGAAATTCAGCGGCCGTTTGTTTGGGAAGCGACCAAGGTACGTAACTTACTGGATTCGCTATACCAAGGTTATCCTGTAGGGTATTTGATTGCATGGCGCAATCCGAATGTCAAACTGAAGGACGGTACGACCTCGACCGGCAAACGCATTTTGATCGACGGTCAACAACGGGTCACCGCGTTGATGGCGTCTTTGCTGGGTGTGGAAGTATTGAACGAAGATTATGAGACGGTGCAGATTCGCATTGCCTTCAATCCGCAGGAAGAAACCTTTGAAGTGGCTAACCCGGCTATCCGTAAAAATGTGGCTTGGATACCGGACGTGGCGTGCGTGTTCAACCCTGCCACCAGTGTTTTTCAGCTAGTCAGCGATTACTGTAGGACCAACCAAGACTGTACACAAGACAAGATATTCAAAATCATTGAAAAGCTGCGCGGGATCGTCCATAACCATGTCGGGATCATAGAACTGGCTGAAGATTTAGACATTGAGACCGTGACGGAGATTTTTATTCGGGTCAATTCTGCGGGGTCGCCACTGTCGCAAGCCGACTTTGCCATGTCGAAAATCGCGGTGAATGAAACCTATGGTGGCAATCTGTTGCGTAAGGCCATCGATTATTTTTGTCACCTTGCTATTGCGCCTGAGTTCATCAGCAAAATTAAGAAGAATGACACGGCTTTTGTCGGTTCAGAGTTTTTCGACAAGATGAAATGGATCGCCGACGTTAACGACGACATTTACGATCCGACCTATACCGACATGCTGCGCGTGGCATTCACATCGGAGTTTGGCCGGGGTAAGTTGCAGGACTTAGTGGCGTTGCTTTCAGGCAGAAACTTTGAAACCAAGCAATTTGAAGACGCTATCGCCGAAGCATCATTTGGTCGTTTGAAGAACGGGATTTTTGCATTCATTAACAAGACTCATTTTGACCGTATCACGATGATTCTGCGTTTCGCCGGTTTCGTCACCAGTGGTTTGATCGGTGGCCGCAACGTGGTCAATTTTGCCTATATCGTCTATCTACGTGGTCGAGCGGAAAATGTGCCTGCGGCTGACTTGGAACGTATTGTTCGACGCTGGTTTGTCATGTCGATGCTGCGCGGTCGTTACAGCGGGTCACCGGAGTCAACGTTCGATTTCGACATTCGGCAGATTAGCAGCCGTGGCTTGGTGAGCTACATCGAATCGGTGATACCGAACGAATTGCCCGACAGTTTCTGGACTGGCATGTTGCCGCAGTTTATGGATACGTCGTCGATCAACAGCCCGTACTTTTTGTGCTATCAAGCGGCTCAAGTCAAGCTGGGCGATAAAGGCTTTTTGTCCCGAGATATTACAGTTACCGATTTACTGTTAAACCGTGCCGATGTGCATCATGTTTATCCGCGCAAATTTCTGAAGGATGAAAAGGGTCTGTCGCGCGGCACCTATAACCAAATTGCGAACTATGTGATCGCTCAGAGCGAGATCAACATTGCGATTGGCGCAAAATCGCCCACAGTCTATTTTGCTGAGTTGAAAGCGCAATGCGAGGGAGGCGCAAAGAAGTACGGCGGCATCACTAACCGCGACGAACTCATTGCAAATTTGGCGACGAATTGTATTCCTGCTTCCATGTTGGACGGTGAGATCAAAGAATTCAGCGAGTTTTTGGAAGAGCGCCGTAAGTTGATGGCGTTAAAAATCAAAATCTGGTTCTCGGCTCTATAA
- a CDS encoding alpha/beta fold hydrolase: MSSIELAYESFGEPGDTPLLIVHGFLAASRNWRSVAKQLAEHHHVYVLDMRNHGNSPHAEVLDYPSMAADLWAFLENHRIASAHLLGHSMGGKAAMWFALQYPERVANLIVADIAPVSYQHSFDDLVAALSSLPVDSIGNRKQAEEALAESIPDLAYRQFLLQNLLLKDGTYYWRINLDIIQKNAHHIVGFPDTGEARFAKPALFIGGGNSKYLDEEAIYTVFPQARIVEIPDTSHWLYVEAPDAFCRLVNDWIGGGASLTV; encoded by the coding sequence ATGAGCAGCATCGAACTGGCCTATGAGAGTTTCGGCGAACCAGGCGACACGCCTCTGCTGATCGTGCATGGTTTTTTAGCCGCTTCGCGGAATTGGCGGAGCGTGGCTAAACAGTTGGCCGAGCACCATCATGTCTATGTGCTGGATATGCGCAATCACGGCAATTCGCCGCACGCCGAAGTGCTGGATTATCCGAGTATGGCCGCCGATTTGTGGGCGTTTTTGGAAAATCACCGGATTGCCTCCGCGCATTTGTTGGGTCACAGCATGGGCGGTAAGGCGGCGATGTGGTTTGCGCTGCAATATCCTGAGCGAGTTGCTAATTTGATTGTCGCCGACATCGCGCCGGTCAGTTATCAGCATAGTTTCGACGATCTGGTTGCGGCGCTGAGCAGTCTGCCGGTGGATAGCATCGGCAACCGCAAGCAGGCAGAGGAGGCGTTGGCTGAATCGATACCGGACCTGGCTTATCGGCAGTTTTTGTTGCAAAACCTGTTGTTGAAGGATGGCACTTATTATTGGCGGATCAATTTGGACATCATTCAAAAAAATGCCCATCACATCGTTGGGTTTCCCGATACCGGCGAAGCCCGCTTCGCCAAGCCGGCCTTGTTCATCGGCGGCGGCAATTCCAAATATCTGGACGAAGAAGCGATTTATACGGTGTTTCCGCAAGCGCGGATCGTGGAAATTCCGGATACCAGTCACTGGTTGTACGTGGAAGCGCCAGACGCATTTTGCCGCTTGGTCAACGACTGGATTGGCGGCGGAGCGTCGTTAACTGTTTGA
- a CDS encoding pyrophosphate--fructose-6-phosphate 1-phosphotransferase, translating to MNKPKKVAILTAGGLAPCLNSAIGSLIERYTEIDPSIEIICYRGGYKGLLLGDSYAVTAEVRQKAGLLQRFGGSVIGNSRVKLTNVKDCVKRGLVKEGEDPQKVAADQLIKDGVDILHTIGGDDTNTAAADLAAFLAKNNYGLTVIGLPKTVDNDVFPIKQSLGAWTAAEQGAKYFLNVVAENNSNPRMLIVHEVMGRNCGWLTAATAQEYRKLLDKAEWLPELGLSRESYDVHAVFVPEMAIDLEAEAARLRAVMDKVDCVNIFVSEGAGVEAIVEELQAKGQEVPRDAFGHIKLDAVNPGKWFGEQFAQMIGAEKTLVQKSGYFARASAANIDDMRLIKSCADLAVECALRRESGLIGHDEDQGNVLRAIEFPRIKGGKPFNIDTDWFTKTLSEIGQKKGGKVEVSH from the coding sequence ATGAACAAACCCAAAAAAGTCGCAATCCTCACGGCCGGCGGTTTGGCGCCTTGCCTGAACTCCGCAATCGGCAGCCTGATTGAACGCTACACAGAAATTGATCCTAGCATCGAAATTATTTGTTATCGCGGCGGCTACAAAGGTCTGCTGCTTGGCGACTCCTATGCCGTGACCGCCGAAGTGCGTCAAAAAGCCGGTTTGCTGCAACGCTTCGGCGGTTCCGTGATCGGCAACAGCCGCGTCAAACTGACCAATGTTAAAGACTGCGTGAAACGCGGCCTGGTCAAAGAAGGCGAAGACCCGCAAAAAGTCGCGGCTGACCAATTGATTAAAGACGGCGTCGACATTCTGCATACCATCGGCGGCGACGATACCAACACCGCAGCGGCCGATTTGGCAGCCTTCCTGGCGAAAAACAACTACGGCCTGACCGTGATCGGCTTACCGAAAACCGTCGATAACGATGTATTCCCGATCAAACAATCGCTGGGTGCCTGGACTGCCGCAGAACAAGGTGCCAAATACTTCTTGAACGTGGTTGCGGAAAACAATTCCAACCCGCGCATGCTGATCGTCCACGAAGTGATGGGTCGTAACTGCGGCTGGCTAACTGCCGCGACCGCGCAGGAATACCGCAAACTGCTGGATAAAGCCGAGTGGTTGCCTGAACTGGGTCTGAGCCGTGAGTCTTATGACGTGCATGCGGTATTCGTACCCGAAATGGCGATCGATCTGGAAGCCGAAGCAGCTCGTTTGCGCGCGGTGATGGATAAAGTCGATTGCGTCAACATCTTCGTTTCCGAAGGCGCCGGCGTGGAAGCCATTGTCGAAGAACTGCAAGCCAAGGGCCAGGAAGTGCCGCGCGACGCGTTCGGCCATATCAAGCTGGATGCGGTCAATCCCGGCAAATGGTTCGGCGAACAATTCGCGCAAATGATAGGTGCGGAAAAAACGCTGGTGCAAAAATCCGGCTATTTCGCCCGTGCTTCAGCAGCCAACATCGACGACATGCGTTTGATCAAATCCTGCGCCGACTTGGCGGTCGAGTGTGCATTGCGCCGCGAATCCGGTCTGATCGGTCACGACGAAGACCAAGGCAACGTGTTGCGCGCGATCGAATTCCCACGCATCAAAGGCGGCAAACCGTTCAATATCGACACTGACTGGTTCACTAAAACACTGTCCGAAATCGGCCAGAAAAAAGGCGGCAAAGTCGAAGTCAGCCACTAA
- a CDS encoding type II toxin-antitoxin system Phd/YefM family antitoxin — protein MQTFTANEAKTRFGEFLDIAQREPVRVTRHDRVVGVMVSAEDYEAMRTFYADRLSKTMDETADAVEKAGMTPEILEQLLADES, from the coding sequence ATGCAAACCTTTACCGCCAACGAAGCCAAAACCCGTTTTGGCGAATTTCTCGACATCGCCCAGCGCGAACCGGTACGAGTGACACGCCATGATCGCGTGGTCGGCGTGATGGTCAGTGCTGAAGATTACGAAGCCATGCGAACCTTTTACGCCGACCGCCTGAGCAAAACCATGGACGAAACCGCCGATGCAGTCGAGAAAGCCGGCATGACACCGGAAATCCTCGAGCAGTTGCTGGCGGATGAAAGCTGA